The following DNA comes from Rhipicephalus microplus isolate Deutch F79 chromosome 6, USDA_Rmic, whole genome shotgun sequence.
GCTCTCTATACAGCGAGACACGCTAACGGCTTCCCCCGTTCACGGCTTAATCTACAAACTATGtgtctcgattttttttttcgaaagggtTGTGTGGTCTACGCATGAGCACTGGCACTCGTTGCCCGTTCACTAAGCGGAGTGCACAGCTGGGCGTTCCGCTTCTGAAATGACGACAATTTTACTGAGTGCGTAATCAGTACAGACGCCTTAACTTGTTCATGCCATCATTGCCCTGGTGTCAGTGCATGATTTGACCAGGTGTACGCCAACTACTTCAGTTACCACAGCAATTAAATCTTCAACTTTGGCGTAAGTCATCCAGATCGAAAGGTATCACTAGGTGTCAGCGCTGGTGCGTCCACGTCAAACCGCCGCCAAACGCGAATATACCTTGTGAAAGCTCTCATACCCCAATGTAGTACAATAAGCACTAAACTACGTTCTTATGGAGACATGGCTCGGTTTCGTGTTAAGCCTATTGCTATGAAGAAAGAATCAACCACGTTTTTCTCCGCGTACTTTTTACTGTTGGCTTTTTGTACCTATAGCGATATCTACCAACTCGTCCTACACGCCAGCCCTTACAACTCGCTGGCGTTGGTCTTTTCGAACCAGCAATACGGTCGCACAGCTGGCGTTTTGCTTCTGAACCTAAAACTTTGCCAACTGCAGTTCGTCGGGGTTCAAAAAAACAGTAATAAATTGGAAGTTGACTCACTCACAGTGAAGCTATAGCTGCCAGAAGACACCTTGGTACTTGAAACGACGGGCCAAATGTCTTGCATGTACACGAGCGTCGAAAATGCGCGTGTTcctgttcttgttcttcttctttcctTCTTCTCTCATGGTTCATATCATACACATGTTCtggttcacctattaactgtggtgcatgcccagtgtgggggattggccaagaattgagcgGTTTTATAAAAAATAGTATGAAGTTTCAGAGTAAAAGAGGTTATACAGTACAAAGATAGCAGATCACACAGAAAGTAATGGCGCTTGATCTAATGCATGCATCCATTAAAACAAACTTTGTTATGAAATTCGATCAATTTCCTTTACGTTTTGCACAGGTGAACTTTCGATGCTTCTTTTTCAGCACGACAGGAAAATGCTACGTGCGAGGATGATGGTGATACCCTCACTGTGATGGCGTTTACCCACAAGGGGTTCAGACCAAAAACCGGGCGACAGGATCTTTAAGTTTAAAGCCTGTAAAGCTAAAAAGCTTCCACCAGCTTTACACTAAAAAAATAGCCGGTACATTAAACTTGCACAAAAGAAACAGTCTCAGATGGGATGTTCGACAAATATGATGACAAGTTTGAACCAACAATGTGTATAAGTAGATTGCACGGAAGTGGTAATCCTATTGTTTGATTTATGCAGCGAAACACAGCGCAGTAGACAAGCCTATTTGCTGTAATCTAATGCAGGGCCCGTAAATGATGATACAAGTGCAATTGtctgttctttcttcttttcgtcAGGTCGATTGCGTTGGCTTGTCGATGCCAACACTAAGGCTTTGACTAATGCACGCACACAGCCGCACATGAACGCTACTGTCGAGACTCGCGCCGCTCTGGAAAACAGGATTTCACCTTATGGCGTTACAAGAGCGTAACACCTGGATAAATTTGCATCATTTAATAATTATTCATTACAGCGATGTCTGCCTCTAAGTAGCACCGTCTGCCCGGGCTTGAAGAGTCGCGTTATGAAATTCGGAGGTTGCTACGCATACATGCGAACTTGCATAAAGCAAAACATTTTTTGATGTTAACGCAaatgatagttttgggacgttaaagcccacaaattaatcaaatcaatcgaTGTTTACGCAAAGAATAACATGCGAGATGTGGAATACACTTGAATGACGGCTATTTCACCTAATGATGCATAAATGACGATGGATTATCGCATCCGTACCACATTGCACACACATCGGGTTTTTATAGACAACAGCCCACGCGTCGGTCTTTCGTGCGAGCGTTAAAGATTGCCATGAATGCCATTTTTCTTAACGTCTGCATCGCATTCAACTAGCTTCTCTTCAGACGGTAGATgggcgttgattgatatgtggcgtttaatggcccaaaaccaccatgaaacgccgtagtggagggctccggaaatttcgaccaccgggggttttttaacgtgcaacaaatctgaacacatggacctacaatatttccgcctccttcggaaatgcagcagccgcagatGGGATTCGAttccacaacctgcgggtcagcagacgagtataCCTTAACCACTATACCCCCGCGGCGCGGTGATTATGGGCGTCGTGGCATAACGTGTTTCAAAACGAACGTGCATTTTGCATTGAAAAGAAAACGATATCGTTCTTGGTGTTGTGGATCAGGTTGTAGTACTGTGAGCACTGGCGAACGTGTCGGGAAAGCTTTACGCAGTTATATACAGAGTGAAACCTTTAAGAAGCGCGGGGCACTGATTTTCATATCCTCCGGTGACGACGGTGGCGTTTACGGGCAAGTCTACAGAACGGTCTTGTACGGAAAGGACAGGCTGGTGGCGACTCCTACAGCCACTTGTCCACACGCTACATATCAGTAAAAAGGTTATACGCACTTTGTGGATACCAAGACTAATCATGATAAGAAAGTATCACTGAACCCTTTGAAATATGGAAGCGTAGCGCGTCTACTAGATCTATAATTCGCTCTGCGTCGTAGGTGGCTGTTATTTCACTTTAATTCCACGTTATATCTGTCAAAGAGATTGATTGCCTGACATGACACTCATGTAGCGCTTTTTTTCGAAAAGCATATGGTGTGTTTAGTTAAGAGCAGCGATGAAACATAGTGAAAGACTTGCAAACTATACAAATGCATTAGCCTGGTGAAGAGAACGCCATCAGCGTCACTATTTCACCGGTGTCGGTGAAGCGGAGCTGTTTGAATGGTTTCTGATTGCGTTCGACAGCGGTTACGCCACCACAACTGCGCCACCACAATCTGCTGTTGCGTGTGTCACAGAAATAAAGGTAAAAAGAAAGCTTGTTGAGGCACAAAAGCTGAGAGTCACCCTAAACAATGTTCTGGTCTGCTACTCAGCAGTAAGAATGGGGAGAGTGTACtcaagagagaggaaaaaagacGTCGATGATGGTGAGTAAGCAGGTGGTAATAAACAACATTCTTCAATATCTGACAACTGTTAACAGTCGGTTGTGATTCTTTTTTGTGGAAAAAACCTTGTTATCACTTTCAGATCATCGCTCTGATGTCTAGGTAGGGTTCCAACAAACGAATACACCACCAGTAAGCACCAGCACTCATTCAGTAAAGTGGGAGTCCAACATCTTGTCATTTTGCGATGGGTAATATGCTGCATTCAACGCACAAACTAAACTACACGTATCTCAACGTCATTACGTAAGCCGCATAACGTAAAGAAAGACTTTTCCCTCCCCTACGAAAAGGATGGCTGAGAAGCCTCTAGGTATATTATACATGTAAACCGAGGCCCCTAATCACCTGTATCACTAACTGGCTCATCACCTGTATCACTAACTGGTGCTTAACTTAAAGTAAACGACCTTTCCCTTTTGCAGAGCACGTGCCATCATCATAGTCATCACAGTCTGTCTACTTTATGTCATTAGCGGGAAAAAGGCCTTTCGCAGTGATCTTCAATCTGCTCATCTTCTTCGACCCGATCCATTCGATGGCGGTGAGCTACTTCAGAGCGTAACGCTATCTATGCGTCCTTTGATGTGTTTCGCATCTGCTGGTAATCATCCTCTTGCTCTTTCTCTAAACCTACTGAGTGACCTATGCAGTGTGCGGTCATTAAGGGATGTTCATTTTGCTTCATTTGAAGTGGAATATCGGTTTCACTGTTTGTTCACCAAACCGATGCGtcatattttattattttaagGCTCTGACTATATTTGTCACTCCTAGGGCACACTGTGTTCTTCATCTTTTTTCAAATTTCTTTGCTATGCCCCAAGTTTAACTCTGCATTTTAGAACTGCTAGTTGGCAATGATTTGAACTTTTCACTTGAAAAGTCGCGGTGGGTCCCATCTGGAGCGATATCCCGAAATGTGATTGATAAAATTTAACATCGTAAGCATCATCATCGTGAAAATTTTTTGCGTGATCCTATTATTGGTGGTAGTCACTTGCCCGAGGTTTCCCGAGAAGCGTATATCCTTCTAATTGTTGAATATGAAATATAATATTGTGTATGCCTTCCTCGAAAACAACTGCATTTGATGAGATGTAGGCGTTTTGATGTCTGCTGAATAGCTGATTATGATACGTCCCAACATCCCACTAAACCACTTTATGCGAATGCATGAAGTGCTCTTGTCACCTGGACAAGTTAGTACTTTTAATCGAAATGCCACATGAACATTTAAATATTCATAGATATGCCATCGGGCCTGTCAAGTTACAGGAGTAGCTGCTGCTTTTCTTTCAAAATATCAGTTCCACCTAATTCTAAGGCTGCATACATTCAAGATATTCATGGATGTCACCCGATAATATCTGGTTGTAAATGAAACAAGAACAGGTGCAGTTGAAATTGCAACGCTTCCTTTCTGAAGGTTAATTTCGTGTGATAGATTTTTAGGTCATCGAATGCTGCAATGATCTCTCCGCAAAATATTCAAGTGTCATTTTTATAGTTCAGTGTAGAAAAATTATCAGGTGTAATATTTCTGACGACTTTATTACCGACATAATGCCTGTATACTGGTCGCGTTTCACACACATGCGCAAACATTGAATAAGTGGTACAGCAGTGCAATTACGCGCGTTAAAAATGCGTTTAGTGGCCTTCAGTAACGCGAATCTACTCAGTGGAGTTCCATAACCAATAACGTGCTTCGATCACTGCGAAAACGTTCTTCACCAGTTTATAGGCGAAACACCTTAGTTACATGTAGGCCGCCCTTGTTGCATTTTGTCCAGTTCATCGACCAACATGCGCCTTCCGGATAGTATCAGTGTTGCCAACAGGAATTTTTTTACTAACAAGGATAACTAAAGGTGTGGCGGGGAGGTTCCTGACAAACTTGAGGATGGCTGTGTCGGCAAACTGGACGTATTTACGGGCATTGATGAATTTTGTGGTGATGGAGCAGCTGGAGACTGTTGTGGTGGGGATAGTGCTGCTAAGCCTGGGGGTTGTAAACCAGGCAGATTAAAGAGACTGAACAGATTCTGTGAAGATGGAATAGCCGGGGAAAGTTGTGGCTGGGAAAAGTCTGCGAAAGGTCGTGATGGTTGCGATGGGAAGCTATGTAGATTAAAGGGGTATGATAAACTCTGGGTTGACGGAACCGGCGGAGAAATTTGAGGTTGAGAGGGTATTTGTAAACCTGGAGGTTGCCGAGTTTCAAATCTAGGTGCATTAAAGGGAATCGAAGGATTCTGTGGTGATGGAGCAGCTGGAGAGAGTTGTGGTTGGGTTAGGGCTGCTGAATCTGAGGTTTGTGAACCAGGTTGAACAAAGGAACTGAACACATTTTGTGGTGAAGGAATAGCCGGTGAACGTTGTGGCTGGGAAAAGGCTGCTAAAGGTCGGGATGGTTGAGGTGGTAAGCCATGTAGATTAAAGGAGAATAATAAACTTTGGGTGGAGGGAACCGGCAGAGAAGAAGGAGGTTGAGAGGGTATTTGTAAACCTGAAGGTTGCCGAGTTTCGAATCTAGCTGCATTAAAGGAAATCGATGGATTCTGTGGTGATGAAGCAGCTGGAGACAGTTGTGGCTGGGATAGTGCTGCTAAGCCTGGGGGTTGTAAACCGGGTAGATTAAAGGGACTGAACAGATTCTGTGATGATGGAATAGCCGGAGAAAGTTGTGGCTGGGAAAAGGCTGCGAAAGGTCGGGATGGTTGCGTTGGGAAGCTATGTTGATTGAAGGGGCATGAAAAACTCTGGGGTGACGTAACCGGTGGGGAAAGCAGTGGTTCCGAGGGTATTTGTAAACCTGAAGGTCTAGGTGCATTAAAGGGAATCGATGGATTCAGTGGTGATGAAGCAGCTGGAGACAGTTGTGGCTGGGATAGTGCTGCTAAGCCTGAGGATTGTAAACTAGGTGAATTAAAGGGATTGAACACATTCTGGGGTAATGAAATAGCCGGTGAAAGTTGTGGCTCGAAAAAGGCTGCTAAAGGTCGGGATGGTTGGGGAGGGAAGCTCGGTATATTAAAAAGGAATGAAAAACTCTGTGGTGACGGAACCGGCGTAGAAAATTGAGGTTGAGAGGGTATTTGTAAACATGaaggttgccgagtttctaatcTAGGCACAATAAAGGGTATCGACATATTCTGGAGGGATGGAACAGCCGGAAAACTTCTTGGCAAGGAGGACGTTGCTAAGCCTGAGGGTGACGAGCTTCGTAGTCTAGGTGGATTAAAGTGAAATAATGTATTCTGGTTTGAGTAAACAGCCGAAGAAAGTTGTGGCTGGGATGGTGTTGCTGAAACTGAAGGTGGCGGTGCCGGGAAGCTAGGTGCTAAAGGAATCGACATATTCTGTGGTGGTGGAAAAGGTGGAAAAGGTTGTGGCCAGAAGGGTGCTCCTATACCTAAGGGTGGCGAAGGCAATAGTCTAGGTGCATTATTGTGGGTCGACATATTTGTCGAGGATGGAACAGGGGGAAAATCTTGCGGGTGGGATGGCGCTGAGAAATTCGAGCATGGTTGGGTTTGCAAACTCGGTGCGATAAAAGGGAACATGTTCTGGGGTATTGAAGCAACCGGAGAAGGCTGTGGCTGTGTGGGGGCTGCTAAACCAAACGACAGATGAGTTAGGGACCGTGGTGAAGAAAAAGCCGGAGAAGGCTGTGGCTGGTTGGTAGGGCTAACGCTTTGGCTTTGTATATCAGGTGGTAGAATTGTCATGGAGGACATAGAAGACGTAGCTGTTGGAAGTCGAAAAAGTGCACTACCTGGCATGTACCACGCCTGAAAGCGTGGTAGTATTGGTGACACAGATCCTAACGCTGACGCAGTCACGGGGGATTCGCCCTGGGCGTTCACGTTGCCGCCAAAAACATAAGGGGACGACGGGGATTGTGATAATCGGGGCAATAAACGTGAAGGCTGTCTACCTGCCGAGAGGTTTGACATCTGAGCATTTTGAGATGCTAGCACGTGCGGCGGCGATGGCACAGAAGTTGGTGGTGGAAACTGGATAGGCGTGGGCACATCTCGCATTTGAGCAGCTGACAGCATTGGGGAAAAAAAGGATGAAGATGCTGTTGAAGGTGCTGCCTGGTTAGGCATAGGCGCACCACGCATCTCAACAGCGGATGGCACGCATAGTCGAGGAGATGGAGGGGGTATCATAGAAGCTGGCAGTTGGAAGTTCGAGGAAAGGCCTTGAAATGGTACGTGAGATATCACCTCCGTGGCCGATTGCGAAGGCAGAGGAGAAGCAGGCAGTTGCGTGGCTTCTAGGAGGCTGTGCATCGGCAAACCTGACAGTATATGGGCTGAGTTTAGCGACCGGTTGAGAGCGGGTAATTGTTGTTGGACACTCGGAGGAGTTACAAACGCAGGCCATGACCCTGCTGCGGGAGATGGGAGTAGCGTAGACCTAGACGGTACCTGTGCCGATCTACCGATCTGCTGCATTGCAGGTGGAAATTGTGTGA
Coding sequences within:
- the LOC142765599 gene encoding uncharacterized protein LOC142765599, which translates into the protein MMRRPHRRREGLGLQTMPNAESAAEGTQMYEPDIQTRTSASELSMVNTDADDLSIQMKQTAGNAPNGAHCCCGNRSKLQLPGAISSNSLNCHNGHAEFAVTDTTAGRRDGTQENRVEACSASASDSSTGGKGEMQDSREEASSKCAAGSTTEGHWHDKREESPSKDAVASTAVGKGGTHTHRHNACFKHAMFPTTRGRSDTQENTQRVSKCDIDSITGGKSGAAVGLDQACYKSATISATESKARMTYNTKKTCPKCVADSTAGGKCKTQNNTGEASSKRVTTSTTSFKGMTQLSSGEACFTSAADSTSRAKGGTLGKTASRNTAFLPCATEAVAESDAIVAMISSTDSGISIVAAKCQDFEGASVTKPDVHMESLTAHDVIRMSLSDSDVTMRSISEDATVRRVSISLTCIRCHSKLGVHVSGASTTTPAGHAGTIGSLPFTEARKEVCEQSLGFSNASPFAVPPAFSDIQIPGFALNAQLRPPTTPSSTSVTQFPPAMQQIGRSAQVPSRSTLLPSPAAGSWPAFVTPPSVQQQLPALNRSLNSAHILSGLPMHSLLEATQLPASPLPSQSATEVISHVPFQGLSSNFQLPASMIPPPSPRLCVPSAVEMRGAPMPNQAAPSTASSSFFSPMLSAAQMRDVPTPIQFPPPTSVPSPPHVLASQNAQMSNLSAGRQPSRLLPRLSQSPSSPYVFGGNVNAQGESPVTASALGSVSPILPRFQAWYMPGSALFRLPTATSSMSSMTILPPDIQSQSVSPTNQPQPSPAFSSPRSLTHLSFGLAAPTQPQPSPVASIPQNMFPFIAPSLQTQPCSNFSAPSHPQDFPPVPSSTNMSTHNNAPRLLPSPPLGIGAPFWPQPFPPFPPPQNMSIPLAPSFPAPPPSVSATPSQPQLSSAVYSNQNTLFHFNPPRLRSSSPSGLATSSLPRSFPAVPSLQNMSIPFIVPRLETRQPSCLQIPSQPQFSTPVPSPQSFSFLFNIPSFPPQPSRPLAAFFEPQLSPAISLPQNVFNPFNSPSLQSSGLAALSQPQLSPAASSPLNPSIPFNAPRPSGLQIPSEPLLSPPVTSPQSFSCPFNQHSFPTQPSRPFAAFSQPQLSPAIPSSQNLFSPFNLPGLQPPGLAALSQPQLSPAASSPQNPSISFNAARFETRQPSGLQIPSQPPSSLPVPSTQSLLFSFNLHGLPPQPSRPLAAFSQPQRSPAIPSPQNVFSSFVQPGSQTSDSAALTQPQLSPAAPSPQNPSIPFNAPRFETRQPPGLQIPSQPQISPPVPSTQSLSYPFNLHSFPSQPSRPFADFSQPQLSPAIPSSQNLFSLFNLPGLQPPGLAALSPPQQSPAAPSPQNSSMPVNTSSLPTQPSSSLSGTSPPHL